The stretch of DNA CGCAACCATCGGCATCACGGATTTCGCCCAGGACGAACTCGGAGACATCGTGTTTGTCGAACTCCCGAGCGAGGGCGAGGAGATTTCCAAAGACAGCGAGTTCGGCGTCGTCGAATCCATCAAAGCCGTCTCAGACCTCTATGCCCCCATCTCGGGCACGGTCGAAGCCGTAAACGACGATTTGACGGACGCCCCCGAGTTGGTGAACGACGACCCGTACGGAGACGGCTGGTTCATCACCGTCTCACTCGCTGATAGAAGTGAGCTCGATGCGCTGCTCAGCCCCGAGGCGTACGAAGAACAGACCGCCTAACGCGGGTTAGAAATACACGTCGTCGCGCTTGTGTTGAAGCGACGGGAGGTCACGGCGCACTTCTTGGAGATAGTCTAAGTCAATCGGTGCGGTAATCAGTTCCTCCCGGTCGCTCGCCTGTCTGGTGACGTTCCCCCACGGGTCGATGACCATCGTCTTGCCGTAGGTGTGAGCTGAATCCTTCTTGTCGCCAATCTGGCCGGGTGCAACGACATAACACTGGCTCTCGATGGCACGCGCACGGAGGAGTGGCTCCCAGTGGTCTTTGCCAGTGAACAGCGTGAACGCCGCGGGGACGAAGATGACTTCTGCACCCTTGCGCACGAGGGTGCTGTAGAGTTCGGGGAAGCGCAGGTCGTAGCAGATAGAGAGGCCGAAGTTCGCAAGCGAAGTTTCCGCGACGACGGCCTCGTCACCGGGTGCGACGCGCTCTGATTCCTCGTAGGTCACGCCGCCGGGAACGTCGATGTCGAACAGGTGGGCCTTGCGGTAGGTCGCCGCCACCTCGCCGTCGGGGTTGATGAGCGCGGTGGTGTTGTAGACCCGGCCGTCCGGGGCGGGTTCGAACATGCTCCCTGCGTGGATGTACATCCCGTAGTCTTCTGCGCGCGCGGCGAGGCGGTCGGTGGTCGGCCCGGGAACCTCCTCTGCGACCTCGGGGTAGGCGTCTTTCGACCCGATGTACGGGAACATCTCGGGGAACGCGACGATGTCTGCGTCCTTGCTCGCGGCCTCGTCGACGAACGAGAGTGCGCGCTCTACGTTGTCCTGTTTGTCGTCTGTCGAGTCGAGTTGACAGGCAGCGACGGTGAACTGGCTCATACCCGACGTTTCGCGCCAAAACCCAAAATCGTTCGCCCCGTTGTCGCAGTCGGGAGGGCTAAGCCGAACGAGCGACGAGGTAGAATAAGTCGTGTCCACCGGAACTGCCCTCTCAGACAGCCGCGAATCTGCGCTCGTCGTCTCTCTCATCGGCGGGTCGCACTTCGTGAACCATATGTACCTGATGTTGCTGCCGCCCGCGTTCGCGCTTCTCGGCCCGGCGTTTTCCGTCTCGACCGCCCAGCTCGGCCTCGCCGTGGGCGTCCTCGGCGGTGTGGTGACGCTGTTCCAACTGCCGTTTGGCTACGTTTCCGACACCTACAGCCGGACGCTCGTTCTCGCCATCTCGCTCGGCTTCGGTGCGGTGGGGGCCGCCCTCGCCGCCGCCGCCCAGAGCTACGAGTGGCTATTGCTCTCGATGGTCGTCCTCGGTATCGGCGTCGCGGGTCACCACCCGGCGCACTACCCAATACTCGCTGCTGCCACCGACGAGTCAAGACGCGGACGCGCTTACAGCGTCCACGGCTTTACCGGCGTGCTCGGGCTGGCCGCGCCGTTCGCGCTCGTCCCGCTCGTACTCAGCCTCGGTGGCGGGTGGCGCGAAGCCTTCCTCGCAATCGCCGCGTTCGGTGGCCTCTACGCCGTGGTCTGTCTCGGCACGTTCTGGCGGTACGTCAGCCGCGACGTGACCCACCCACCCGAGACGAAAACCAGTGGCTCGACGCCGAACTTCACGAACGAACTTCGGACGCTCCTCACGACGCCGCTCATTCTCTTGCTCACGATTCTCTGGTTCGTGAACTCCCTCGCGGCGTGGGGCATCCGCACGTATTCACAGACCCTGCTTTCGTCGGGCTACGGGTTTGCGAGCGCCGACGCCAGCCTCGCCTCCTCTGCGATGCTCGCGATTGGCGCGGGCTTCATCTTACTCGGCGGCTGGCTCTCAGACCGTGCGCTCGCAGAGTACGTCCTCTATGCGGGGTACGGCGCGCTCACGTTGCTCGCCGCCGTGCTCGCCTCCTCGATGGTGCCCGTCTTGCTGGCGCTCGGGTTCGTCCTGCTCCTCGAAAGTACCATCGACGTGAGCCGGCCCGCCCGCGCGAAACTCACCGACCGCGCCTCGGCGCGCAAAGACGTGGGCAAGAACTTCGCGCTCATGACCATCGGCATCTCCGCGGGTGGCGCGATTGGCCCGCCCGTGTTCGGCTACGTCATCGACATCGCAGGAGTGGACGTGGCGTTTTATCTCATCGCCGGACTTGCCGCGCTCGCCGTGGGGCTGACGGCCGCGGTACGGGCGGCGAGCAGTCAGGCCACCTCTGGAGCGGCTGCGGCCGCAGAGTAAGACCGGCCCACTGGCAGAACACACTTTTCCCCTGAGTCCCTTTGCGTAGCCATGGTACTGCTCGAATCCGAAGAGGAACTCGACGTTGGCGACGAGGCACCCGACTTCTCGTTGCCGGGAACCGACGGCGAGACCTACACGCTCGACTCGTTTGCCGACAACGACGCCCTGCTTGTGGTGTTCACGTGCAACCACTGTCCGTACGCGAAGGCGAAATTCGAGATGCTGAACGACCTCGCCGCGGACTACGACGACGTGGCGGTAGTCGGCATCAGCCCGAACGACGCAGCCGAGTATCCAGAAGACTCCTTCGAGAAGATGCAGGAACTCGTCGAAAACGGCACCATCCAGTACGACGCCTACCTCTACGACGAGTCCCAAGACGTGGCCCGCGCCTACGGTGCGGTCTGTACGCCAGACCCGTTCTTGTTCCGCAAAGAAGACGGCGCGTTCGAACTCGCATGGCACGGCCGCCTCGACGACGCGCTCTCGCCCGACGACGAGCCAACCCAACACGACATGCGCGAGGCCATCGAGTCCGTGCTCGCGGGCGAAGCCGTAGACAAAGGGTTCCTCCCGTCGCGGGGTTGCTCGATTAAGTGGAAAAACTAACTGTTCTTAATCCGCGCTTTCTGGCGATCCGCTCGCGCCATCGTTGCTCCGGCGTTCGAAGAACGTCTGGAAGTCCTCGTCGTCTTCGGCAATCGCTTGCCAGACGGTGAGACCGCGTTCGTCGTCCGAACCGGGGATGGTGTTGTCGAGAACGACGGCGACGAGGCCGCCGACTGCCATGCCCGTGCCACCGATGACGAACAGGGTGTCCGCGACGAGTTTCGTGCCGAGCACAACGCCGAGAAGCGGGACGCCTTCGAGGCCCATGCGGAGCATCTCCGGGCCGGCGATGTTCGGGTCGACCGCCGCGACGTTGTTCATGTAGGCCGGAATCGCAAGCCCGGCGAACATAGCCGTCCCGAGGACGAAGATGTTGCGCGAGGAGTCTAAGTCGACGTACTTGAGATTCGAGAGCCCAACGGCCACGATTTGGCCGAACATGGCGATGAACAGGCCGCCGATGATTGGGCTTGGGATGGTGGCGATAAGCTGGCCGAAGTAGCCGATAAAGCCAATCAGGAGCATGATGGCCGCGCCGACTTGGACGACGTAGCGGGAGGCGACCCCGGTGAGCCCGATTGCGCCGATGTTCTCTGAGTAGGAGGTTGAACCGCCCGCGCCCATGATGCCCGCGAACACGTTCATCAGGCCCTCCATGCCGATGCCGTGGTTGATGCGTTTCTCGCTGGGCGCACCAACGCCCGAAAGGCGGGCAACGGCGTGATAATCACCGAACGATTCGACAATTGAAGCGACGACCCCTGCG from Haladaptatus sp. ZSTT2 encodes:
- a CDS encoding carbon-nitrogen hydrolase family protein → MSQFTVAACQLDSTDDKQDNVERALSFVDEAASKDADIVAFPEMFPYIGSKDAYPEVAEEVPGPTTDRLAARAEDYGMYIHAGSMFEPAPDGRVYNTTALINPDGEVAATYRKAHLFDIDVPGGVTYEESERVAPGDEAVVAETSLANFGLSICYDLRFPELYSTLVRKGAEVIFVPAAFTLFTGKDHWEPLLRARAIESQCYVVAPGQIGDKKDSAHTYGKTMVIDPWGNVTRQASDREELITAPIDLDYLQEVRRDLPSLQHKRDDVYF
- a CDS encoding MFS transporter gives rise to the protein MSTGTALSDSRESALVVSLIGGSHFVNHMYLMLLPPAFALLGPAFSVSTAQLGLAVGVLGGVVTLFQLPFGYVSDTYSRTLVLAISLGFGAVGAALAAAAQSYEWLLLSMVVLGIGVAGHHPAHYPILAAATDESRRGRAYSVHGFTGVLGLAAPFALVPLVLSLGGGWREAFLAIAAFGGLYAVVCLGTFWRYVSRDVTHPPETKTSGSTPNFTNELRTLLTTPLILLLTILWFVNSLAAWGIRTYSQTLLSSGYGFASADASLASSAMLAIGAGFILLGGWLSDRALAEYVLYAGYGALTLLAAVLASSMVPVLLALGFVLLLESTIDVSRPARAKLTDRASARKDVGKNFALMTIGISAGGAIGPPVFGYVIDIAGVDVAFYLIAGLAALAVGLTAAVRAASSQATSGAAAAAE
- a CDS encoding thioredoxin family protein: MVLLESEEELDVGDEAPDFSLPGTDGETYTLDSFADNDALLVVFTCNHCPYAKAKFEMLNDLAADYDDVAVVGISPNDAAEYPEDSFEKMQELVENGTIQYDAYLYDESQDVARAYGAVCTPDPFLFRKEDGAFELAWHGRLDDALSPDDEPTQHDMREAIESVLAGEAVDKGFLPSRGCSIKWKN
- the gcvH gene encoding glycine cleavage system protein GcvH; this translates as MFDIPDDLKYAASHEWVAVENGTATIGITDFAQDELGDIVFVELPSEGEEISKDSEFGVVESIKAVSDLYAPISGTVEAVNDDLTDAPELVNDDPYGDGWFITVSLADRSELDALLSPEAYEEQTA